TGTGATTGCATGAACGTTCCGTCGTCGCTCAGGTAGCAGGTCTTCTCGTGGATGCATTTGACGGTGGTGTCGACGTAGATGTCGTAGCCGGCCTGCTGAGCCTTGTGACAGAAGAAGAAGTCCTCGCTGACGCCCGGCTTCTCGCCGAGATGCGTCAGGTCCCAGGGGTGGTCTTCGTAGCCTTTGGTCCAGCGGAACCACGGCCGGTCGACGGCGTCCAGAACCTCGCGGTGGACGAGCAGGCAGCCGAAGCCGACGGCGTCGACGTTGATGAGGCCCTCGCGCTCTTTTTCCATGATCGAGGGGGCGTCGTATTCGTCGAGTCGCCACATCGCCGGATGGGTCCCCTGGGGGTTGTCCATGTAGTACAGCCCCGAGACGATCGGCTGGCCGTGGCGGGTCAGTTGTTGAAAGACGTTCGCCGGCGGCACGACGTCCGAATCCATGAACAGGACCCACTCGGGATCGCTCGCCAGGGCGTCTTCGACGGTTTGCTCCCTGGCGAGGTCGATCGCCGCAGTCCGTTTGGCCACGATCGTATGGGGCGGCATCTGCAGTTCCGAGAGCCTGATCGCCCACCGCATCGATACAGAGCCAGTATGTGGCACCGCGATGGCCACCTCGGTGCCCGACTCAC
The Halapricum salinum genome window above contains:
- a CDS encoding glycosyltransferase family protein; this translates as MSNTAGESGTEVAIAVPHTGSVSMRWAIRLSELQMPPHTIVAKRTAAIDLAREQTVEDALASDPEWVLFMDSDVVPPANVFQQLTRHGQPIVSGLYYMDNPQGTHPAMWRLDEYDAPSIMEKEREGLINVDAVGFGCLLVHREVLDAVDRPWFRWTKGYEDHPWDLTHLGEKPGVSEDFFFCHKAQQAGYDIYVDTTVKCIHEKTCYLSDDGTFMQSQLNPDHMDDDR